One genomic region from Alosa alosa isolate M-15738 ecotype Scorff River chromosome 12, AALO_Geno_1.1, whole genome shotgun sequence encodes:
- the lman1 gene encoding protein ERGIC-53 — protein MAVSIAKCLTADVYLLIVSILLCPIYAEIVAGTSTGEDTPHRRFEYKYSFKGPHLSQSDGSVPFWVHTGNAIPSSDQIRITPSLRSQKGSVWTKNTINFQHWEAEVTFRVSGRGRMGADGLAMWFTAGQGLTGPVYGAADQWNGVGIFFDSFDNDGKKNNPAVVIVGNNGNLVYDHQNDGTTQSLGTCLRDFRNKPYPVRAKITYYKKTLTIMINNGFTPDKEDYEFCARVENMVIPAEGFFGISAATGGLADDHDVLSFLVFRLTEPGQQLPPVEQEIPKEEQDKYQEEFMNFQQELDKKKEEFQKEHPDVQGEPVDDLYESVNDREIRQVFEGQNRIHLEIKQLNRQLAMILDEQRRYVSVLTDEVSKRGAQTQSGQAPSQDIDTIITTQREVLNSLNDMRNSLSASLKQVDSAQHVQQAAGGALSSYETIQHFNDIKEHLHVVKRNVEHIIQKNPGPSEKVKCPEMPPMPSCLSTTHFVVFVVIQSILFFGYIMYRSQQEAAAKKFF, from the exons ATGGCGGTGTCCATAGCGAAGTGCCTGACTGCTGATGTGTATTTATTAATAGTATCTATATTGTTATGTCCTATTTATGCCGAAATAGTTGCCGGCACTTCGACAGGCGAAGACACGCCACATCGACGGTTTGAATACAAGTATAGTTTCAAAGGACCGCACTTGTCTCAAAGCGACGGCAGCGTTCCCTTTTGGGTTCACACTGGAA ATGCCATCCCCAGCTCAGACCAAATCCGCATCACCCCATCACTGCGGAGTCAGAAGGGTTCGGTGTGGACTAAAAACACTATCAATTTCCAGCACTGGGAGGCTGAGGTCACCTTCCGAGTGTCCGGCCGTGGGAGGATGGGAGCGGATGGTCTG GCAATGTGGTTCACAGCAGGCCAGGGCTTGACTGGGCCCGTGTATGGCGCAGCCGACCAGTGGAATGGAGTTGGGATCTTCTTTGACTCCTTCGACAACGATGGAAAG AAAAATAACCCCGCCGTCGTCATCGTTGGCAACAATGGAAACCTTGTTTACGACCATCAGAA TGACGGAACAACGCAGTCCTTGGGCACATGCTTAAGGGACTTCCGAAACAAGCCCTATCCAGTCCGTGCCAAAATCACTTACTACAAGAAGACATTAACG ATCATGATCAATAATGGTTTCACCCCGGATAAGGAAGACTATGAGTTCTGTGCTCGTGTGGAGAACATGGTCATCCCAGCAGAGGGCTTCTTTGGCATCTCCGCAGCTACTGGAGGTTTAGCAG ACGACCATGATGTCCTGTCCTTCCTTGTGTTCCGACTAACAGAGCCTGGTCAACAATTG CCTCCAGTTGAACAAGAAATTCCTAAAGAAGAGCAGGACAAATACCAGGAGGAGTTTATGAACTTCCAACAAGAGCTGGACAAGAAGAAGGAGGAGTTCCAGAAGGAGCACCCAGATGTGCAGGGAGAACCCG TTGATGACCTGTATGAGAGTGTGAATGACCGTGAGATCCGGCAGGTGTTTGAGGGCCAGAACCGCATTCACCTGGAGATCAAGCAGCTCAACAGGCAGCTGGCCATGATCCTGGACGAGCAGAGACGCTACGTATCCGTCCTCACCGACGAGGTGTCCAAACGTGGAGCACAGACCCAGTCTGGCCAG GCTCCCAGTCAAGACATTGACACAATCATCACAACACAACGTGAAGTTCTGAACAGCCTGAATGACATGAG GAATTCTCTGTCAGCCTCTCTGAAGCAGGTGGACTCTGCCCAGCATGTCCAGCAGGCTGCTGGGGGGGCCTTGAGCAGCTACGAGACCATCCAGCACTTCAACGACATCAAGGAACACCTGCACGTGGTCAAGAGAAACGTTGAGCATATCATCCAGAAAAATCCA GGTCCAAGTGAGAAGGTGAAATGTCCAGAGATGCCCCCTATGCCCTCCTGTCTGTCCACCACTCACTTTGTGGTGTTTGTGGTCATCCAGTCCATCCTCTTCTTTGGATACATTATGTACAG AAGTCAACAAGAGGCAGCTGCCAAGAAATTCTTTTGA